A window from Macaca fascicularis isolate 582-1 chromosome 20, T2T-MFA8v1.1 encodes these proteins:
- the ZNF821 gene encoding zinc finger protein 821 isoform X6 has protein sequence MSRRKQTNPNKVHWDQVFAGLEEQARQAMMKTDFPGDLGSQRQAIQQLRDQDSSSSDSEGDEEETTQDEVSSHTSEEDGGVVKVEKELENTQQPVGGNEVVEHEVTGNLNSDPLLELCQCPLCQLDCGSREQLIAHVYQ, from the exons GGGATCAAGTATTTGCTGGGCTAGAAGAGCAAGCCCGCCAGGCGATGATGAAAACTGATTTTCCTGGAGACCTTGGCAGTCAGCGACAAGCTATCCAACAACTAAGAGATCAGGACTCCAGTAGCA GTGACAGTGAGGGTGATGAAGAGGAGACCACACAAGACGAAGTCTCTTCCCACACATCAGAGGAAGATGGAGGGGTGGTCAAAGTGGAGAAAGAGTTAGAAAATACACAACAGCCTGTTGGTGGGAACGAAGTGGTAGAGCACGAG GTCACAGGGAATTTGAATTCTGACCCCTTGCTTGAACTCTGCCAGTGTCCCCTCTGCCAGCTAGACTGCGGGAGCCGGGAGCAGTTGATTGCTCATGTGTACCAG